A genomic segment from Clarias gariepinus isolate MV-2021 ecotype Netherlands chromosome 11, CGAR_prim_01v2, whole genome shotgun sequence encodes:
- the tbx4 gene encoding T-box transcription factor TBX4 → MLQEKASAVADEGVTVAQSGEFAELATDSSHLGLPVAASIHHNNEADQNIENIKVILHERELWKKFHEAGTEMIITKAGRRMFPSYKVKVTGMNPKTKYILLIDIVPADDHRYKFCDNKWMVAGKAEPAMPGRLYVHPDSPATGTHWMRQLVSFQKLKLTNNHLDPFGHIILNSMHKYQPRLHIVKADENNAFGSKNTAYCTHVFHETSFISVTSYQNHKITQLKIENNPFAKGFRGSDEGDLRVSRLQGKDYPVISKNMARQRLITSHPHLAGKLTAGVLGGHSQVHSHYQYDSGVSLSSSDQHEHLSTPFPSGRESSLLYHCYKHKDNNRHLDMGCKRPYLDTAPSAVSEEHYFRSSSSYDPSLLSHPYCGEALGSREACMYGGMDGEAGAVGVTGTEDMAPPSLNCNMWASVQPYPRYGMQTVEAVPYQPFSAHLTSTATTASIVAHHPASMQQPQPAPQVPDLVSFALPPVPSSSSSSSSSPSGASSCDRSAHLPLYNRKPGSPLRVHRDFSAYLTQSPASSREPVYQYQMGLSSIGSHWTDS, encoded by the exons CAGACTCCTCACATCTGGGCTTACCTGTGGCCGCGAGCATCCACCACAACAATGAAGCTGATCAG AACATCGAGAACATCAAAGTAATTCTTCATGAGAGGGAACTTTGGAAGAAGTTCCATGAGGCAGGAACAGAGATGATCATCACTAAAGCAGGCAG GCGGATGTTCCCCAGCTACAAAGTAAAAGTCACAGGAATGAATCCAAAAACAAAGTACATCCTCCTAATCGACATTGTTCCAGCTGATGATCATCGTTATAAGTTCTGCGATAACAAGTG gaTGGTGGCTGGGAAAGCAGAGCCAGCCATGCCCGGGCGGCTCTACGTCCACCCTGACTCTCCTGCAACAGGAACTCATTGGATGAGGCAACTGGTCTCATTTCAAAAgctaaaattaacaaataaccACCTGGACCCTTTTGGACAT ATCATCCTGAACTCTATGCACAAGTACCAGCCCAGATTACACATTGTGAAAGCAGATGAAAACAACGCCTTTGGTTCCAAGAACACTGCCTACTGCACCCATGTGTTTCATGAAACCTCATTTATCTCTGTGACATCCTATCAAAACCATAAG attaccCAGTTAAAGATTGAGAACAATCCTTTTGCCAAAGGTTTTCGTGGTAGTGATGAAGGAGACCTCAGAGTGTCCAGACTCCAAGG GAAGGACTACCCAGTGATTTCCAAAAACATGGCACGGCAACGgctcatcacatcacatcccCACCTGGCTGGAAAATTAACTGCAGGGGTACTGGGTGGTCACTCACAGGTCCATTCTCATTATCAGTATGATAGTGGGGTTTCCCTGTCCAGTTCCGACCAACATGAGCATCTATCTACCCCATTTCCTTCTGGCAGAGAGTCCAGTCTGCTTTACCATTGTTACAAACATAAAG ATAACAACAGGCATTTGGACATGGGTTGCAAGCGGCCTTACCTTGACACAGCCCCTTCAGCAGTTTCAGAAGAGCACTACTTTCGCTCCTCTTCCTCCTATGATCCTTCTTTACTGTCTCATCCCTACTGTGGCGAAGCACTGGGCTCTAGAGAGGCCTGCATGTATGGAGGTATGGATGGTGAGGCAGGAGCTGTAGGTGTAACTGGTACAGAGGACATGGCTCCACCTTCCCTGAACTGCAACATGTGGGCATCGGTGCAGCCCTATCCTCGCTATGGTATGCAGACTGTTGAGGCTGTGCCATACCAGCCCTTCAGTGCCCACTTAACAAGCACTGCCACCACTGCATCCATTGTCGCTCATCACCCAGCATCTATGCAACAGCCACAACCTGCACCTCAGGTGCCGGACCTGGTGTCTTTTGCTTTGCCACCAGTGccatcttcttcttcctcctcttcctcttcccccTCTGGTGCTTCCTCATGTGACAGATCAGCCCACCTGCCACTGTACAACAGGAAACCTGGGTCACCTCTGAGAGTCCACAGGGATTTCTCAGCCTACCTGACCCAAAGCCCTGCATCATCAAGAGAGCCAGTGTACCAGTATCAAATGGGCCTCAGCAGTATTGGGTCCCACTGGACTGACAGCTAA